The following proteins are encoded in a genomic region of Fervidobacterium pennivorans DSM 9078:
- the leuS gene encoding leucine--tRNA ligase gives MKEYRPQEIEPKWQKVWEEKKVFETPQYSEKPKYYTLIMFPYPSGTLHVGHVKNYTIGDIVARYKRMQGYNVLHPFGYDAFGLPAENAAIAHKIHPKKWTMDNINTIRGQIKKMGISYDWNREVITCNEDYYKWTQWIFLKLYEAGLAYKKPGAVNWCPSCQTVLANEQVKDGKCERCGTTVTMKHLEQWYFKITDYAEKLLEGLDRLPGWPEHVKTMQRNWIGKSTGAEVDFPVEGLDKKIRIFTTRPDTIYGVTFMAIAPESPLVLELVTDEKRKEVEEFLAKVAHEDRFKRTSLEAKKEGVFLGRYAINPLTGERIPIYVANYILYEYGTGAIMAVPAHDKRDFDFAKAYGLPIKQVIKPKEGDWNIEEAPYEDEGIMINSGPFNGLDSKKGIEEVTKYIEEKGFGKRSVQYKLRDWLISRQRYWGAPIPIIYCDKCGIVPVPEKDLPVKLPENVEFLPTGQSPLTLSEEFKHTTCPKCGGPARREVETMDTFVDSSWYFLRYVNPKLEDKPFDTNDVNYWLPVDQYIGGVEHAVLHLLYSRFITKVLHDLGYVGFDEPFQNLFTQGMIYKDGWKMSKSKGNVVSPDDMIEKYGADTLRMYILFMAPPEKDAEWSDAGIEGVNRFVKRLWNNYYKMLDIINSQDAEESEFGKEERALRRKLHAMIKKIKEDIEGGFKFNTAIAGLMEFNNQLSDYLETAQNPNKKLLREIAEKIALIISPFAPHMAEEMWHDLGKETLIVEERWPDYDEEALKEEEITIAVQVNGKVRGRITVPADSSEDQIKEKAVENVKKLVEGKQIVNIFYVPGKLVNIVVK, from the coding sequence ATGAAGGAGTATCGTCCACAAGAGATAGAGCCAAAGTGGCAAAAGGTCTGGGAAGAGAAAAAGGTTTTTGAAACTCCTCAGTATTCTGAAAAGCCCAAGTATTACACACTCATCATGTTCCCTTATCCATCCGGAACATTGCATGTTGGTCACGTTAAAAACTACACGATAGGTGATATCGTTGCAAGGTATAAAAGAATGCAGGGATACAATGTATTACATCCATTTGGTTACGATGCTTTCGGCTTACCTGCAGAAAATGCAGCGATTGCTCATAAGATACATCCGAAGAAATGGACTATGGATAACATAAACACTATTCGTGGGCAAATAAAGAAGATGGGGATTAGCTACGATTGGAATAGGGAAGTTATTACGTGTAATGAAGACTATTATAAATGGACACAATGGATATTTTTGAAACTCTACGAGGCGGGTTTGGCGTACAAAAAGCCCGGTGCGGTAAATTGGTGCCCAAGTTGTCAGACAGTTTTGGCTAACGAACAGGTGAAAGATGGAAAATGTGAAAGGTGTGGTACGACTGTTACAATGAAACACCTTGAACAATGGTATTTCAAAATCACAGATTACGCAGAAAAATTACTCGAAGGACTCGACAGACTTCCTGGTTGGCCGGAACACGTTAAAACAATGCAAAGAAACTGGATTGGAAAGAGCACAGGTGCGGAAGTTGATTTTCCAGTCGAAGGTCTCGACAAGAAAATCAGAATCTTCACAACAAGACCAGACACTATATACGGTGTGACGTTCATGGCAATTGCACCGGAATCTCCACTGGTGCTTGAACTTGTGACCGATGAAAAGAGGAAAGAGGTAGAAGAATTCCTGGCGAAAGTTGCTCATGAAGATAGATTCAAGCGAACGAGTTTGGAAGCAAAAAAGGAAGGGGTCTTCCTCGGTAGGTATGCAATCAACCCGTTGACTGGTGAGAGAATACCTATTTATGTTGCCAACTACATACTCTATGAATACGGAACAGGTGCAATTATGGCTGTTCCTGCTCACGACAAACGCGATTTTGACTTTGCGAAAGCGTATGGCTTACCAATTAAACAGGTCATCAAGCCAAAAGAAGGTGATTGGAACATAGAAGAAGCCCCTTACGAGGATGAAGGTATAATGATAAACAGCGGTCCATTTAACGGTTTGGACAGTAAGAAAGGCATTGAAGAAGTCACGAAATATATAGAGGAAAAAGGTTTTGGAAAAAGAAGCGTCCAGTACAAACTCAGAGACTGGCTTATTTCAAGACAGCGCTACTGGGGTGCTCCAATTCCAATAATCTATTGTGACAAATGTGGTATTGTTCCTGTTCCGGAAAAAGATTTACCGGTCAAACTTCCGGAAAACGTTGAATTCTTACCAACGGGTCAGTCGCCGCTTACATTGAGCGAAGAATTCAAACACACGACATGTCCAAAGTGTGGTGGTCCAGCCCGCAGAGAAGTAGAGACAATGGACACATTTGTTGATAGTTCTTGGTATTTCTTAAGGTATGTCAATCCAAAATTGGAAGATAAACCATTTGATACGAACGATGTAAATTATTGGTTACCGGTTGACCAATACATTGGTGGAGTTGAGCATGCCGTTTTGCACTTACTCTATTCAAGATTCATCACAAAGGTCTTACACGACCTTGGATATGTTGGTTTCGACGAGCCATTCCAGAATCTCTTCACCCAAGGTATGATTTACAAAGATGGTTGGAAGATGAGTAAGTCCAAAGGCAACGTGGTCTCCCCGGACGATATGATAGAAAAATACGGTGCGGATACACTGAGAATGTATATACTCTTCATGGCACCTCCGGAAAAAGATGCGGAATGGAGCGATGCGGGAATTGAGGGTGTGAATCGATTTGTTAAAAGACTTTGGAATAACTACTACAAAATGCTTGATATCATAAACTCACAAGATGCTGAAGAAAGTGAATTTGGAAAAGAAGAAAGAGCTCTCAGAAGAAAATTGCACGCGATGATTAAGAAAATAAAAGAAGATATCGAAGGCGGTTTCAAATTCAATACCGCCATTGCTGGGTTAATGGAATTCAACAACCAACTTTCCGATTACCTCGAAACGGCCCAAAACCCAAACAAAAAACTGTTAAGGGAGATAGCGGAAAAAATAGCGCTTATAATTTCGCCATTTGCACCGCACATGGCAGAAGAAATGTGGCACGACTTAGGCAAAGAAACACTCATCGTTGAAGAACGCTGGCCAGATTACGATGAAGAAGCACTTAAGGAAGAAGAAATAACGATAGCCGTTCAGGTTAATGGTAAAGTGAGAGGTAGAATCACTGTTCCGGCAGACTCTTCGGAAGACCAAATAAAGGAAAAGGCTGTTGAAAATGTCAAGAAACTGGTAGAAGGCAAACAAATAGTCAATATCTTCTACGTGCCTGGAAAATTGGTGAATATCGTTGTTAAGTAA